The following proteins are co-located in the Hypomesus transpacificus isolate Combined female chromosome 23, fHypTra1, whole genome shotgun sequence genome:
- the ints6 gene encoding integrator complex subunit 6 isoform X1, translating to MPVLLFLIDTSASMNQRTHLGTTYLDIAKGAVETFMKLRGRDPASRGDRYMLVNFEDVPVGIKAGWKESHATFMTELRNLQANGLTAIGQSLRTAFDLLNLNRLVTGIDNYGQGRNPFFLEPAIIVAITDGNKLTSSGGVQEELHLPLTTPLPGSELTKEPFRWDQRLFALVLRISGHASVDPEPLGGVPQDDSAITPMCEVTGGRSYSVFSQRMLNQCLESLVQKIQSGVVINFEKTGPDPPPLEDPPGEVVKPGPQLWHCCHKLIYVRPNPKTGVPIGHWPIPESFWPDQNSPTLPPRSAHPLVRFSCQDSEPMVIDKVPFDKYELEPSPLTQYILERKSPQSCWQVFVCNSAKYSDLGQPFGYLKASTALNCVNLFVMPYNYPVLLPLLDDLIKVHKFKPTIKWRQSFENYLKTMPPYYIGSLRKALRIMGAPNLLAENMEYGLSYSVVSYLKKLSQQSKIEYDRMIASIGKKALVELGIKVRSRGGVSLAQRRDFTQLLQSISGETPALPLELNPKEFSGFQLALLNKSVKPQGFRNAYDIPRSHLLDQLSRMRRNLLKGSLVLTGQDPDQLHSVPVAQMGNYQDFLKAAPQPLRDADPEQPKRLHTFGNPFKLDKKGMMIDEADEFVTGPQNKGKRAVGDSNMQGGGVPKRRRCMSPLLRLGKAYCPPVTPPCQPQTCLRR from the exons ATGCCCGTGTTACTTTTTCTGATAGACACGTCCGCTTCAATGAACCAGCGCACCCATCTGGGCACTACCTATCTGGACATAGCAAAAGGCGCTGTTGAGACTTTCATGAAG CTCAGAGGGAGAGACCCCGCGAGCAGAGGAGACCGGTATATGTTGGTAAATTTTGAGGACGTTCCCGTCGGAATCAAG GCTGGATGGAAAGAGAGCCACGCGACCTTCATGACAGAGCTGAGAAACCTTCAGGCCAATGGACTCACAGCAATTGGCCAATCTTTGAGGACAGCTTTTGATTTACTCAATCTCAATAGATTAGTCACTGGGATAGACAACTATGGACAG GGTAGGAATCCCTTTTTTCTGGAGCCGGCCATCATAGTAGCTATCACCGACGGCAACAAGCTGACCAGCAGCGGTGGAGTCCAGGAAGAG CTGCACCTGCCCCTGACCACCCCCCTGCCGGGCAGTGAGCTGACCAAGGAGCCCTTCCGCTGGGACCAGCGTCTCTTCGCCCTGGTGCTGCGCATCTCCGGCCACGCCTCCGTGGACCCCGAGCCGCTGGGTGGGGTGCCCCAGGACGACTCGGCCATCACCCCCATGTGTGAGGTCAccggag gTCGTTCCTACAGCGTGTTCTCCCAGCGCATGCTGAACCAGTGTCTGGAGTCACTGGTGCAGAAGATCCAAAGTGGCGTGGTCATCAACTTTGAGAAGACTGGCCCAGACCCCCCTCCTCTGGAAG accccccaGGGGAGGTGGTGAAGCCAGGCCCCCAGCTCTGGCACTGCTGCCACAAGCTCATCTATGTGAGGCCCAACCCCAAGACAGGCGTGCCCATCGGACACTGGCCCATCCCAGAGTCCTTCTGGCCGGACCAGAACTCCCCCACCCTG cccccccgctCGGCCCACCCCCTGGTAAGGTTCTCCTGTCAGGACTCAGAGCCCATGGTCATAGACAAGGTGCCCTTTGACAAGTACGAGCTGGAGCCCTCGCCCCTAACCCAGTACATCCTGGAGAGGAAGTCTCCACAGAGCTGCTGGcag gtgtttgtgtgtaacagTGCCAAGTACAGTGACCTGGGCCAGCCCTTCGGCTACCTGAAAGCCAGCACAGCCCTCAACTGTGTCAACCTGTTTGTCATGCCCTACAACTACCCTGTTCTGCTCCCCCTGCTGG ATGACTTGATCAAGGTTCACAAGTTCAAGCCCACCATCAAATGGCGCCAGTCGTTTGAGAACTACCTGAAGACGATGCCTCCGTATTACATAGGA TCCCTGAGGAAGGCGCTGAGGATCATGGGAGCTCCGAACCTCCTGGCAGAGAACATGGAGTATGGCCTGAGCTACAGTGTGGTGTCCTACCTCAAGAAGCTCAGCCAGCAG TCTAAGATCGAGTACGACCGCATGATCGCCTCCATCGGGAAGAAGGCTCTGGTGGAGCTGGGGATCAAGGTGCGCTCCCGGGGGGGCGTGTCTCTGGCCCAGCGCCGGGACTTCACCCAGCTGCTGCAGAGCATCTCCGGGGAGACGCCGGCCCTGCCCCTGGAGCTCAACCCCAAGGAGTTCTCCGGCTTCCAGCTGGCCCTGCTCAACAAG AGCGTGAAGCCTCAGGGCTTCAGGAACGCCTACGACATCCCCAGGAGCCACCTGCTGGACCAGCTGAGCCGCATGAGGAGGAACCTGCTGAAGGGCAGTCTGGTGCTGACCGGACAGGACCCTG accaGCTCCACAGCGTTCCCGTGGCCCAGATGGGGAACTACCAGGACTTCCTGAAGGCAGCTCCTCAGCCCCTGAGAGACGCAGACCCTGAGCAGCCCAAACGCCTGCACACCTTCGGCAACCCCTTCAAGCTGGACAAGAAG GGCATGATGATCGACGAAGCGGATGAGTTTGTGACGGGGCCCCAGAACAAGGGCAAGAGGGCGGTGGGGGACAGCAacatgcagggggggggggtccccaaGAGGCGACGCTGCATGTCCCCCCTGCTGCGCCTGGGGAAGGCCTACTGCCCCCCCGTCACCCCCCCCTGCCAGCCCCAGACCTGCCTCAG ACGCTGA
- the serpine3 gene encoding probable serpin E3 codes for MCRLSMTSLLACLWLMTGSCQGNGSLQDSMNQLHTEFAVSLYQRLTETENKSNLIVSPVSVSLSLGLLQLGARRNTLAQLEAGLGYNANDVHVQNFLLRSQGDVGNSSQGVRLRHSCSLFVQSGVQLLTEFTQHASAWGNSSLARANFSQPNHTLSQLDQWEPNHGNDETLPFQPGESRELSGSGEAQGEASWWGQRPQMALVTKVAFQGVWQKQFLFTDTQNLPFTLSDGSAVKVPMMYQATEVNFGQFRTTAEQRYTVLELPYLGRALSLLVALPSDRKSPLSSLESHITARSVAAWDTGLRRTKMDVFLPRFRMQNRFDLRSVLPSMGISDAFNPLAADFSGMAVEEGLYVSDAFHEARIEVTEDGTKASAVTAMVLLKRSRAPVFKADRPFFFLLRQVSTGSILFMGRVVNPADQAP; via the exons ATGTGTCGTCTGTCGATGACCTCGCTCCTCGCCTGTCTCTGGTTGATGACGGGGAGTTGCCAGGGCAACGGcagcctccaggacagcatgaaCCAGCTGCACACAGAGTTTGCCGTCAGCCTCTACCAAAGGCTCACTGAGACGGAGAACAAGTCCAACCTGATCGTGTCTCCCGTGAGCGTGTCTCTGTCCCTGGGCCTGCTGCAGCTGGGCGCACGCCGCAATACCTTGGCTCAGCTGGAGGCGGGGCTAGGCTACAACGCCAACG ATGTGCACGTGCAGAACTTCCTGTTGCGGTCGCAGGGGGACGTGGGTAATTCCAGTCAGGGGGTGCGGCTACGTCACTCCTGCTCCTTATTCGTCCAAAGCGGCGTCCAACTGCTGACCGAGTTTACCCAGCATGCATCAGCCTGGGGCAACAGCAGTCTGGCCCGGGCCAACTTCAGCCAGCCCAACCACACCCTCAGCCAGCTGGACCAGTGGGAACCAAACCATGGCAACG ACGAGACGCTACCCTTTCAGCCTGGTGAGTCCAGGGAGCTGTCGGGCTCGGGCGAGGCCCAGGGCGAGGCCTCCTGGTGGGGTCAGCGACCGCAGATGGCCCTGGTCACCAAGGTGGCCTTCCAGGGCGTGTGGCAGAAGCAGTTCCTCTTCACCGACACCCAGAACCTTCCCTTCACCCTGTCGGACGGCAGCGCAGTCAAGGTGCCCATGATGTACCAGGCCACCGAGGTCAACTTTG gTCAGTTCCGCACCACGGCAGAGCAGCGCTACACGGTTCTGGAGCTGCCGTACCTGGGCCGTGCTCTCAGCCTGCTGGTGGCGCTGCCCAGCGACAGGAAGAGCCCGCTCTCCTCGCTGGAGAGCCACATCACAGCCCGCAGCGTCGCTGCCTGGGACACGGGCCTCCGCAGGACCAAGATGGACGTCTTCCTGCCCAG GTTCAGAATGCAGAACAGGTTCGACCTGCGCTCTGTGCTTCCCTCCATGGGGATCAGCGATGCGTTCAACCCCCTGGCAGCTGACTTCAGTGGGATGGCAG ttGAAGAGGGTCTTTACGTGTCGGATGCGTTCCACGAGGCCAGGATAGAGGTCACTGAGGATGGGACTAAGGCTTCTGCAGTGACTG CCATGGTGCTGCTCAAACGCTCTCGTGCTCCCGTCTTCAAAGCCGACCGGCCGTTCTTCTTCCTGCTGCGACAAGTCAGCACAG gATCCATCTTGTTCATGGGACGTGTTGTAAATCCTGCTGATCAGGCACCCTAG
- the LOC124485668 gene encoding protein FAM124A produces the protein CFLSQVQGARSKRWNTDGQGGHLVDDSSPAPSPPPSELVAAPPQSNLLGRAPVSTRTRRYHRQSQIRTQNHEPRLLACQASQTSLPLAWEEGEAGDDWAPQRHPEAWRTQWTSHRASSLFSLPTTPGHARSACPSPGAPPSPPAHRHTLPHSRSASLVPPFRLNVDALIGAEETDVDTGMTVDTGSIVDLSVVSAYNKPRLSQTPRPVSAPPEDVGPVPPGPVVTKTATLGRPPIPMRTSSLSSKSMPATLQRSRPQSTCLPMNGHLTWSDNSLSQLDSNKTSNGEVKQNSEDDQEFYI, from the coding sequence TGCTTCCTATCCCAGGTCCAGGGCGCCCGGTCTAAACGCTGGAACACAGACGGTCAGGGCGGACACCTTGTGGACgactcctcccccgccccttcCCCTCCGCCCAGCGAGCTGGTAGCAGCTCCGCCCCAGTCCAACCTGTTAGGCCGCGCCCCCGTCTCCACCCGAACCCGGCGCTACCACCGTCAGTCTCAGATCCGGACGCAGAACCACGAGCCCAGGCTCCTGGCCTGCCAGGCTTCCCAGACCTCCCTGCCTCTGGCCTGGGAGGAGGGCGAGGCGGGGGACGACTGGGCTCCACAGCGCCACCCGGAGGCCTGGAGGACACAATGGACCAGCCACCGCGCcagctccctcttctccctgcccACCACTCCGGGCCACGCCCGCTCCGCCTGCCCCTCCCCCGGGGCCccgcccagccccccagcccatcgccacaccctcccccactcccgcAGCGCCTCCCTGGTCCCACCCTTCCGCCTGAACGTGGACGCTCTGATTGGCGCGGAGGAGACGGACGTGGACACTGGGATGACGGTGGACACTGGCAGCATTGTGGACCTATCGGTGGTGTCCGCTTATAACAAGCCCCGCCTCTCGCAAACGCCCCGCCCCGTATCTGCCCCACCCGAAGACGTTGGACCAGTTCCCCCCGGGCCCGTCGTAACCAAGACAGCGACGTTAGGCCGGCCTCCGATCCCCATGAGAACCAGCAGCCTCTCCTCCAAGAGCATGCCTGCTACCCTGCAGCGGTCCCGCCCCCAAAGTACATGCCTGCCAATGAACGGGCATCTCACATGGAGTGACAACTCCCTCAGCCAATTGGACAGCAACAAGACCAGCAATGGGGAGGTGAAGCAGAACAGCGAGGATGATCAGGAGTTTTACATTTAA
- the ints6 gene encoding integrator complex subunit 6 isoform X2, producing the protein MPVLLFLIDTSASMNQRTHLGTTYLDIAKGAVETFMKLRGRDPASRGDRYMLVNFEDVPVGIKAGWKESHATFMTELRNLQANGLTAIGQSLRTAFDLLNLNRLVTGIDNYGQGRNPFFLEPAIIVAITDGNKLTSSGGVQEELHLPLTTPLPGSELTKEPFRWDQRLFALVLRISGHASVDPEPLGGVPQDDSAITPMCEVTGGRSYSVFSQRMLNQCLESLVQKIQSGVVINFEKTGPDPPPLEDPPGEVVKPGPQLWHCCHKLIYVRPNPKTGVPIGHWPIPESFWPDQNSPTLPPRSAHPLVRFSCQDSEPMVIDKVPFDKYELEPSPLTQYILERKSPQSCWQVFVCNSAKYSDLGQPFGYLKASTALNCVNLFVMPYNYPVLLPLLDDLIKVHKFKPTIKWRQSFENYLKTMPPYYIGSLRKALRIMGAPNLLAENMEYGLSYSVVSYLKKLSQQSKIEYDRMIASIGKKALVELGIKVRSRGGVSLAQRRDFTQLLQSISGETPALPLELNPKEFSGFQLALLNKSVKPQGFRNAYDIPRSHLLDQLSRMRRNLLKGSLVLTGQDPDQLHSVPVAQMGNYQDFLKAAPQPLRDADPEQPKRLHTFGNPFKLDKKGMMIDEADEFVTGPQNKGKRAVGDSNMQGGGVPKRRRCMSPLLRLGKAYCPPVTPPCQPQTYADSNHSDLEDNFLTHLNHNHYSPERVPDQDEEDQDEGSPSSLEAQDNHVLLGEEEQGGLGEEEQGGLGEEEEGRDGEQEGEDLLEERLLRYPSPGALKKLMNSESQEVNSELRSLITKEIRKPGRHYERIFHFLKQIQGSLDTRLIFLQNIIKEAARFKKRVLIEQLENFLEEIHNRANNMNHLDGF; encoded by the exons ATGCCCGTGTTACTTTTTCTGATAGACACGTCCGCTTCAATGAACCAGCGCACCCATCTGGGCACTACCTATCTGGACATAGCAAAAGGCGCTGTTGAGACTTTCATGAAG CTCAGAGGGAGAGACCCCGCGAGCAGAGGAGACCGGTATATGTTGGTAAATTTTGAGGACGTTCCCGTCGGAATCAAG GCTGGATGGAAAGAGAGCCACGCGACCTTCATGACAGAGCTGAGAAACCTTCAGGCCAATGGACTCACAGCAATTGGCCAATCTTTGAGGACAGCTTTTGATTTACTCAATCTCAATAGATTAGTCACTGGGATAGACAACTATGGACAG GGTAGGAATCCCTTTTTTCTGGAGCCGGCCATCATAGTAGCTATCACCGACGGCAACAAGCTGACCAGCAGCGGTGGAGTCCAGGAAGAG CTGCACCTGCCCCTGACCACCCCCCTGCCGGGCAGTGAGCTGACCAAGGAGCCCTTCCGCTGGGACCAGCGTCTCTTCGCCCTGGTGCTGCGCATCTCCGGCCACGCCTCCGTGGACCCCGAGCCGCTGGGTGGGGTGCCCCAGGACGACTCGGCCATCACCCCCATGTGTGAGGTCAccggag gTCGTTCCTACAGCGTGTTCTCCCAGCGCATGCTGAACCAGTGTCTGGAGTCACTGGTGCAGAAGATCCAAAGTGGCGTGGTCATCAACTTTGAGAAGACTGGCCCAGACCCCCCTCCTCTGGAAG accccccaGGGGAGGTGGTGAAGCCAGGCCCCCAGCTCTGGCACTGCTGCCACAAGCTCATCTATGTGAGGCCCAACCCCAAGACAGGCGTGCCCATCGGACACTGGCCCATCCCAGAGTCCTTCTGGCCGGACCAGAACTCCCCCACCCTG cccccccgctCGGCCCACCCCCTGGTAAGGTTCTCCTGTCAGGACTCAGAGCCCATGGTCATAGACAAGGTGCCCTTTGACAAGTACGAGCTGGAGCCCTCGCCCCTAACCCAGTACATCCTGGAGAGGAAGTCTCCACAGAGCTGCTGGcag gtgtttgtgtgtaacagTGCCAAGTACAGTGACCTGGGCCAGCCCTTCGGCTACCTGAAAGCCAGCACAGCCCTCAACTGTGTCAACCTGTTTGTCATGCCCTACAACTACCCTGTTCTGCTCCCCCTGCTGG ATGACTTGATCAAGGTTCACAAGTTCAAGCCCACCATCAAATGGCGCCAGTCGTTTGAGAACTACCTGAAGACGATGCCTCCGTATTACATAGGA TCCCTGAGGAAGGCGCTGAGGATCATGGGAGCTCCGAACCTCCTGGCAGAGAACATGGAGTATGGCCTGAGCTACAGTGTGGTGTCCTACCTCAAGAAGCTCAGCCAGCAG TCTAAGATCGAGTACGACCGCATGATCGCCTCCATCGGGAAGAAGGCTCTGGTGGAGCTGGGGATCAAGGTGCGCTCCCGGGGGGGCGTGTCTCTGGCCCAGCGCCGGGACTTCACCCAGCTGCTGCAGAGCATCTCCGGGGAGACGCCGGCCCTGCCCCTGGAGCTCAACCCCAAGGAGTTCTCCGGCTTCCAGCTGGCCCTGCTCAACAAG AGCGTGAAGCCTCAGGGCTTCAGGAACGCCTACGACATCCCCAGGAGCCACCTGCTGGACCAGCTGAGCCGCATGAGGAGGAACCTGCTGAAGGGCAGTCTGGTGCTGACCGGACAGGACCCTG accaGCTCCACAGCGTTCCCGTGGCCCAGATGGGGAACTACCAGGACTTCCTGAAGGCAGCTCCTCAGCCCCTGAGAGACGCAGACCCTGAGCAGCCCAAACGCCTGCACACCTTCGGCAACCCCTTCAAGCTGGACAAGAAG GGCATGATGATCGACGAAGCGGATGAGTTTGTGACGGGGCCCCAGAACAAGGGCAAGAGGGCGGTGGGGGACAGCAacatgcagggggggggggtccccaaGAGGCGACGCTGCATGTCCCCCCTGCTGCGCCTGGGGAAGGCCTACTGCCCCCCCGTCACCCCCCCCTGCCAGCCCCAGACCT ACGCTGACTCCAACCACAGCGATCTAGAGGACAACTTCCTCACCCACCTGAACCACAACCACTACAGCCCGGAGAGAGTCCCCGACCAGGACGAGGAGGACCAGGACGAGGGCAGCCCCTCCAGCCTCGAGGCCCAGGACAACCACGtgctgctgggggaggaggagcagggtggcctgggggaggaggagcagggtggcctgggggaggaggaggagggcagggacggggagcaggagggagaggacctCCTGGAAGAGCGCCTGCTGCGCTACCCCTCCCCCGGGGCTCTGAAGAAGCTGATGAACAGCGAGAGTCAGGAGGTCAACTCAGAGCTCCGCTCCCTCATCACCAAGGAGATCAGGAAACCGGGGCGAC ACTATGAGAGAATCTTCCATTTCCTGAAGCAGATCCAGGGTAGTCTGGACACTCGCTTGATCTTCCTGCAGAACATCATCAAAGAGGCCGCCAG GTTCAAGAAGCGGGTTCTTATCGAACAACTGGAGAACTTTCTAGAAGAGATCCACAACAGGGCCAACAATATGAACCACCTGGACGGCTTCTGA